ACACTTTGCTCATTTGCATCTAAAACCTGCTAAAGGAACAAAAAAAAATCAGAACCCCGTCTCAAGGCCTTGaaatcccttttatagaaataagggagcaaacaagctatgGGCCAAGAGAGACACATGTCAACAAAAGATTTAATCttagcaattaggcctaaaaggccatatgtaattctgttacaaaaatattcttaaTAACTTCCTAAAACTATCCATACACTAGCACCCGTGATAAAACAGAATCACAATTTGTAACTGaacattggtagaaacaaaagCGCTTGAGctgtgccattatcaccctgatgccttcagatggagtgtgagatgctACGTTCTGCCTTACAAAGAGTTTCCCTTCCGAGAAGGGAAGCTGGATCTtggcaagaagtaaagtcaccccaaACTAGAGGAAGACCTCTAGCCTTTATGCCCAGGATCAGAaaaagtggaaggaggagcttacagggaaacataatatgttgggaagAGGTTGCATCTTCCATGCCGTCTCAAAGACGATTGGCTGTCACTCcccactcaaacaaatccttctttcattcccctGTGGGCTCCTTCCTTAAACCCTCTGCTAGCCAGTGGCAGAGTATAAGCAGAGGATGTATCATGCGTGGCCTTTTCTGATGAGAAAATGCTTTCACGCCCCCTCTGACAATCCTTtgcactttcacaacccctctgacaataagaaaactcacacaagagaaagaaaacccatccggtatcacagagcacacaacaactctaTGCACTatactgctcaaacatcatcttcttcgCTGATGAAAAACCGCTCTCAAAAAATGAagaggtttcttttctcttctaccaattgaaTCACCAccccattgaatttataatcaaAATCACTATTACTTGGTGGTGCTCATTCATGCGAAAAATCATCGTTCTGGTGCTTTCTGCTCATCTCGCCAGctatagactctagaagtcatgcctatcaaaacCAGGACACTGTCACATCAAAGCTACCAATCCACTgcctcctgctaaggctcatcttatgtgaatgattcTATTCTGATCTTATTCTTCCTTGATTGCACAAATTCTCTTCAGAATCCCTAACAACAAGCGACCTCTAATTTTACAGAGAAGTCCGTGATCTCTCATTTCTAACTCAGAAGTTATCCAAATCAccttatgcctctgaaaccatcaTCCTTTCTtttctaatcaacctcgactcagtagaaaccttcaaactagtctctCATGAATGAGTCGGCAACCAAGTGTCCCAACTTGTCCCTATCTATTCCATGTTGACAAGCCTGCACTTTGCCTATTCTAAATTTCCCGCATGGGTGACAAATAATGCCTTTAATTACCTTTTTAAATTTGGTTTGAAATTCCACTGTAGATCTTACCCAGCCTGGCGAATCAAACGATTGCCAatggtcaatctgacattgaccttccatcatggcaTGTGGACCCATCAAAATATGTGACGTAGCAATACCATGCCATCTTCTATCCTAATGCTATCAGCGGCCCTACCAATGGTCTTCTCAGTCAGCCCGAGACACGTGGCATCACCTCGTGATGCCATGGTCCATAACCTTCCTACATCTTCCTTCAGGGGTTACGAGGGTTGTTGGATCTATTCGCATTTTACCTTGCGGCCACAGTGCCCGCCAACCTTTGCAAATTAAACGTTGAGCACCTTTTCACCTAGATTATAACATTGTCGTCCATTAAAGCATGTGCAAAATGATGGAACCATTAGTAGTCCAGTCTTTACCCGCTAGGAATCGGTAATATCAAAAATGTTTGAAAAGTCAAACCGCTGGCTTAACCTTCCTCGTcaaggacatgtggcatcatcttgtgatgtcgccGTTCTTACCTTCTTTGCACTTTCAACTGCAGGGTTGCGCGAACCTTAGGATCTTCTCGTGGTTTATCATAAAGTCACTAGAAAAGTATTAaagtttagacttaggaaaatttaaTGCACTGGCAGAAAAAAGTTAAACGAGACCCGCCTAAGATAATTTTATGTGCAATCTTAGGAAAATATAAAAGGGCCAACAAAAGAATTAATTGCTAGGAAAATAACATGCCCCCCTCGACGATAAAACTAACCCTcaacttaagtggaaaaaggtaatgaaggaatataacaagcttagggtttttttaaataaaacgtataaaccctaaaccctgaaaaaAGGGCAAAATTAATCCATAATGACCAATATCTTGACTAAGGCATGAAGATTTTTGCACAGTCACTTTTAGGACTATTAGGTTTGTCGTCCATTTTCAGTTTCTTACTTTGGGATCTGCTCAAGATTGACATGTAAGAGATCTAGAGACCATAAAAATGTTGATAAAATGCAAGTTAAAAGTGAGATCTAAAGACTATGTGTTTTTGGATTCCTAGATATAATTTTCTTTTGGatttttgggatattttgatttttttgatatgtTTGATGATAAGCTGAATGGTTTTGGATTTTTGAGGATATTGGAATGCAATAATGAAAGTGAATTCAAGATTTTGAAAGGATATATTTAGACCTCTCTATAGTGAAGGCTTAGGTGAAGATTGATAGGTCAAACTTACACTAATGAGTACAAGCCTAATGAATGAAAGTTTGACTAATCTGACTCTAGATAGGGGTCAAATCAATGACAAAAGAGATTTAAGATCCTAATCATGATTGATGAAATCAGAATTCACAGTTAAGGAAGTTGATCTAAATGCAAATGATTCATTGAAACTAAGGATGCAAAGCAAGTGCAAGGAATTGAAAAATGCAATCCTACTGGTCTAAGTCTCAGTTTCAGACTTAAACTCTTGTGAACCCTCAACTCTCTAGTTTTAGTTTCAGTCTCAACACAATATGACAAAAGCACAGGTCTGGTGCTTAAAAGCGCACCACCAAATGTGCAAGCCTGGTTAACACATGCACAAAACTAGTTGACAAAAGCAAATTTTTGTGATAAATGTGGGCTTTTGGTGAACAAAAGCATACTTTCAATTTTAGGTCTATTTTGAAGCAAGTTTTGGTCAATTTTTCTAGATGTTTGACAAATTTTGAGATCCTTTTGAAGCAAGAAAACACTTGACAAGCACAAAGGAAAAATTTGACTATTTGACTTTGCCTTTGAAAGTATGAATAGGGGGCCTAAATGAGCCCAAAAAGTGTTGTTTCACCGGTTTCACACAATTGAAAACACAATCGTGTACAACTTAGATATTGAAGTGGGTTGTTATTTGACAAGACCAAAGCAATTGAAATACCCATCCAAATTTGATAGCTAGAGGTCTAGTCGCAAAAGCACAATGGCAAGTCGCTCACCTTTCCTCTTACCTTAAAGGTTTGAAAACCTTATTAGCACAGGGACTAAAGGGGGTACGTGTTGAGTATCTTAGGGTATGATCCACAACCCTTGCAGTAGTCAAATAATGCCAAAGGCTGACTTATTAAATCACAAAGGTGTATACTGGGGGAACTCCTAAGAACACCAACTTGTGCATAGAGTGCTAACACCTCGGGTCCTACATCACCAGGGAATCCAAAGATATGCCTAACATAACATGATTAGATTGAGCTGCAAAATTCACTCTCGCCCCTTTATATAGCCTGCTAGAGATACTTGCTTGAGGTCAAACCCTAGGGTGATGAGGTCCCCAGGCAGGCCTCCTACTAAAAATGTAAAAGAAGAATGCTATGGTTTCTCTTGCACCCAAGGTCCATggaggcgaggggagaggatatgCCACAACACTCTTGTCTAACACAACAAAAGGTGTGCAAGTGCACAAGACACTTATAAAGACAAGAGTTCATTTTATTGCACCAATTGGGAGTTTTGTTTACCCTAGGAACCAAAGATAATAAATCAATCAAAGCCTTGCAAAACCACAAGTTAGAAGTTTCAACTTCACCCCCCTTTTCGACATTTTGAATCCTATAACAAGAACATTAGTAGGCTCAAGGGTCTTCATCACTTGTAATATAAGCTGCACAAACTGGTTAGAGAGAGATTCCTTATAAAGAACATGCCAATGAAAAAATGACTAGAATCAAAGAACCAAAACATGAATGGCTAATAAAAACTTACTCAACTAGTATACCTTATAGAAGTGCAACATTGGTGAGTGGATGTGCATCACTGGTGAACAAAGGCATATGTTTAGTAAACAAATGTGCAGGTTTATCTAACAGATGCACAAATTCTCTACAAATGTGCAAATCCTCTATAGTTGCACAATTTGAGTTTGCAGAAGCGCAAGAACGACCCAATAGGAGCACAAATCTTTGGagaaaacttgtaaatttgacaaaaCTCACAAGAAATGATTAAATTCGAGACGTGGGGTCCtatcgagcgtgccaaaatgtaagCTTAGAAACCTGAAACACAATGATCTTCCTAGAGCAACCACAAAACCctcaaatcaaaacaaaaatctaGACTCACAATGGAAAAAAAAGAAGGAATGCAATAAACGAAATAAAAATAAGCAAAACAATATGAAACATCCTTCTCATTGTGATTCTCCATTGCTCATGAGACTTCTTCGAAATTGAACTACTATTGCCCTCATAAATCTCCAAGCACTATTTTAGATTGATAAAAGAAAAGTTCACGAAGAGTGGTTAAAGAGAGAATGTGGGGAgcgattcaaatttatttattttgaaaggggaagatcaatggtggagttTGAATTCAACCCAAAAGGGATGGACAAGGGATGGACAATTgagaccctaaaccctaaaccctaaaccctaaaccctaaaccctaaaccctaaaccctaaaccctaaaccctaaacccaataGGAGCACAAATCTTTGGagaaaacttgtaaatttgacaaaaCTCACAAGAAATGATTAAATTCGAGACGTGGGGTCCtatcgagcgtgccaaaatgtaagCTTAGAAACCTGAAACACAATGATCTTCCTAGAGCAACCACAAAACCctcaaatcaaaacaaaaatctaGACTCACAATGGAAAAAAAAGAAGGAATGCAATAAACGAAATAAAAATAAGCAAAACAATATGAAACATCCTTCTCATTGTGATTCTCCATTGCTCATGAGACTTCTTCGAAATTGAACTACTATTGCCCTCATAAATCTCCAAGCACTATTTTAGATTGATAAAAGAAAAGTTCACGAAGAGTGGTTAAAGAGAGAATGTGGGGAgcgattcaaatttatttattttgaaaggggaagatcaatggtggagttTGAATTCAACCCAAAAGGGATGGACAATTGAGATTGCATGAGAGAAAGTTTGTCAAAGATAGGGAGATAGTGGGAATCTATTGGAAGGAATTAGAGAGTGGAGAGGTGAGTGataaaaagagattaaattaaataataaaattatttaatttcattagtaaggaaaaagtaaataaatatttcatCTATTTATTTGATCGAAAAAAAAGGTGAATattctaataaattaaataattcattagaCTATAGAAAAAAATGTTATATACTTAAATAATcaagattatttaattattaaaagatagaggaatgcaaaaaaaattaatcaattaattgatttaaaaaatgtcaattaattaaatactaaaattatttaattaatattaaaagaaagggaataattaatataataattaaaaattatttaattaatgaaaaaaATTGATGAACACAAATGGGTCAATTTTGAATGTCTACAATACTAAATATTAAGTGCAAATTTTTCAGTCCATGTCACTATTCTTCTTTCACTCCAGATCCCTGTTCTTCACCATAATTTCCTATCTAACTCTGATCTCCAAAACAATTTGGCCAACTTGCAAGCACAAATCCAAGCATTTGAAGCCAGTTTGCACTTTGCAGGCTACTAATTCAAGTTCTTGCATTACATGAGGCAAAGGATAACAGTACAGGCTTCCCTTGATCCGGAGGATGATCCTTATGGTGGCCATTGCGCTACTGCAATGGTTCTGGAGCAGAAGCTTTATGCTGTTGAGGGTGTAGACATTACTTCCTCTTTCATGATGCAACGGTAGAATTTTGATAGCAACCATGACTTCTTGTCGGGCCTGTGTATTTTCATAAAAAGCCTTTTTTTTTAATGGAAGTACTCAGAAGATTTTTTAATTTCCGTTCATGGTTATCAAGTTGCTGTTGTTGATGTAATGGTGTTAGTTTGTAGATGCTGCTGTTTAACGGCTATTAATcgtaattttttttaattgtgtaATTTCTGTTTTCTTATTCCGATAAGAAAAAATAATCATgtactttataaaaaataaaacgAAAGGGAAGAGCCAAAAGGACAACACTTTATCCCCGAGACAATCCAAGGGTACacgggtttatatatatatatacatattgggACGAAGTATTTTTATGAAATCTTAGTGAGCGGTTTCTATGGAGAATAAAGAAGGTGTAGTCGCTTCCTTGCAGTCGATCAAAGAACTCAGTGGAAAGACCTGTTCTGATATAGCTGCGGAAACAGGGCTTACAAATGTTTATGTGGCGCAGCTGTTCAGACGCCAAGCCCAATTGAAGCCCAACACTGTGGAGTCTCTGCGCAAGGCTGTGCCTTCCCTCAAGGATGATCACATAGCAGCCATGATGCGCCCTCCTATGCGCTCATATAATCCCAATATCTTGCAGGAACCGTGTATTTACAGGTATGGCATAACATCCGCCTTCTTAAATTATCTACAAATTTTTGGCCCTCTTTCTCTCATTTGAATTTAAGATATGGCTGCTGTAATATATTTCAATTGCTCGAGGATTGTAGAAATGGCCGCCATTGTAATTGTAGGAGTACTGATATTAGAATTGATTTtgctttttaatttatttttaatttgttaatttggAGTATGCGTTGTGGAGTAAGCTTTAGCATCTTTGTCACAAAGAGGGGTATCTGTTCTGTCATATTCAACTGTGATTTAATCCGGCCTCATCAGTTTGGGTCTGCCACAGCCAAGATTTAATCCATTTCAGCACTTCATCACGTGTTTTCTGTGGATTTGAACCAAAGGCTCCACTGTGGAAGCtccatatatgtttttttttaagttGATAGGATAACCATGCTGGATTTTTTGCCAACCTGTTTGTATCAGGAGTGTGGAGAAATAATTAGCTTTTTTTTTTTGGCTTAGTACAACTGTACAAGTATTAAGGGGTCTCCATTCCACCAAGATTGCAAAATTTGGATGCACATTCTAGAAAATTGTTTGATAAAAATGCATAATTTACTATTTCAGATTCTTTTTGGGTGGAGATATAATGATCAATTTATCTTTCTTTAATAAATATAGTATATTTGTCCTTTGGGGAAATTTGTTTTTGAGATTTTGGTGCAAAAAATAGCTACTTGGTGACATACAGCTTAAAGATATCCACTTGTATGTTGTGTTTGATCATATCCTAATTACAGGGAGTTCAATGGGAATAAAATATGGGAATTTACTGTAATTGCTTACAGACAAAATGCATTTAGGTGGAAGTGTGGTTGCATTTCTTATTTGGGTTTGTGTTTGTGCGCAGATTGAATGAGGCTGTCATGCATTTCGGAGAGAGCATCAAGGAGGTTATCAATGAGGATTTTGGTGATGGCATGTATGTTGTATCTTTCCTTAAACTATTTGATGTAGAGCTCATATGCACATGGCTTCTTTTGCATGCCATTTTTATTGTTCTGATTGGTAATCATTAATCGATTCTAAATCTTACAGCTTGATTTATTGAAATTGGAATCACTGGGTCCAATTTGATCGTTATGCTCCAACAAGTGGGGTTTGAATGGAACTGTTGATACGTTATGtcaattccttagcagaattcccTATGCATCTCTAGTTAAAAAAAGGAATTATTGTACGTATTAGAATTTGGGTGTCAATGTCAGATGGCAAGGTAGTTGAAATCCTCTCCTTTCGTCTCTTGCTGTTAATACTTATTGACCTCTTTAAGAGTATCATTTTCAATAAGTGTCTTAGGGTAGCAACTGCCTCTTTTCTCAAAATTATAAGTCGTTAACTGTTCAATAACTTTAAGAGAAAAGAGAaatattgaaagtatcaatgtttcTTTATTTAATGGCAAATTCTATTAGTTCTATGATTAGTAAAATCCTTATAGGAGGGCGTCCTCTTTTGGAATTGAGCTATACATCAGACTTATGAAAGGTCAAAGGAGTGAACTATGACTTAGGGTCTGCTGATTGTTTTGAGTGTCTCTGGCGTTGGTGCCTATGATACAAGATACATATAAGTAGACCCAATGAAGCCTTGCGTACGAGAAtgctatgatttgatgaaaattgatTTAGATATTATAAATTGAAACAGCCAAATACCACACAGAAAAGGGTTCCTGTCCTTAGGTAGATCAAACAAATTTCAAGTCATACACTGCATCAATGCCATCATCTCCTCCGTGGAGTTTTCCAAGACTTTTTCTTTTTGGATGTGAGAGCCTCTTCCATAGAATTTGGTTCACTATTAGTACAAATAAGAGCAAAAACATAATGAAAATCTACTTGTTAGGTGATCTCTGTTGTCTTGTAGATCGTCTCACAGCTATCAATGAAGAATTTCCTATTGCATATGCACTTTGTTCTTCTTTAGACTTTGCACCAGATGAGCTTGCCTCTTCTTCTCTCAAATTATTATGCCCGCTATGCTATTCAGCTTTATATGCATTCTACTCCTCCAATTTTGTTTCAAAATGCACCTTTTCTCTCTTGTTCTCCTTTAATTGTTCTTCCTTGGTCAAGTCTCTAAGTGCCTTGAATATAAACAGATTTTGGATTTTAGAGCTTGTAGCCTTTAACCTTCTCACCATAACCAATGAAAATACACCTTTAAGCTTTGAAATCCAACTTAGACTGCTCTTCATTGGCACTTGAACAAATGCCTCACAGCCAAAGACTCACAAATACGTCACAACTGGTTTTCTACCAGTCCACATTTCATATGGTATCTTTTTTTCTAGTGTAGAGATAGGAGTCCTGTTCTTAAAGTAGCATGTGGTACTAATTGCCTCAGTCCACAATTCTTGTCCTAGACCAACACCATTCAACAATTTTTAGCCTGATTTAGCAAGGTTTTATTGAACCTCTAAGCCACTCTATTTTGTTGCAGTATACATGGTGTTGGCCTTTGCTTTACAATTCCAATATGCTTATAGATTCTTTCAAACTCATTAGAGAAACACTCATCACCATTTTCTGTTCTAAGTACCCTTAGTTTCTTACCGGTTTGATTCTTAACAAGAGCTCTAATCTACTTAAACTTGAAAAATACCTCAAACTTATTCGTAAGAGAATTCACCCAAGAATATCTAGAAAAATCATTAACGAATGAAGCATAGGATAGAGACATACTAATGGACTGGATATccacaggaccaaacacatcattgTGTATCACCTCCAAAATCTCCTCTACTCTAATGCTTCTAGAGTTGAACTACATTCTATTTTGATTTCTCAGCACAAAATGCTCGCAAAGGTTAATATTGGTTGAACAATCAACAATACCATCTATTGTATCTTTATTTACCAAGGTTTTTAGACCTTTGTCACTCAGGTGACCCAACTTAAGATGCCACAACAACCTTGATTTGAATGCAATTACATTACACAACCAGATAATGTTGATGCATCTAACCTATAGAGAGTACCATGCTGCACTCTCTTAGCAAGCACCAAATTACCTCTTGCCAACCTGCAACCTTTTCCATCAATTGTGACATGTATTCCCTAGTTAGCCATCTTTGACACAAACATAATGTCTCTGCCAAACTTAGAATATACAGAACATCTGAGAGTGTTCGAACTTTACTATGCATGAAGGCAACCTTCACCTTTCCTTGATCAGCTGTCTTCAAGGAGTTGTTATCACTGAGACAAACTTGTCCTTAATTGCACTTGGAGTACCACTCTGCATGCAGTGTCATATGAAAAGAAGCACTTCAGTCAATAAATCAGGAATCATCACCAATAATATTAGCAGAGATAAGTGCATCATTACTGAATCATTATTGTTAGAGGACCTATCAGAAAGGTCATCCTTCTTCTTGGACTTGCAATCCCTTTTTATACGACCTTTCTTTTCACAATTCTAGCATTTTACTTTAGACATATTCAAAGATTTAAACTTGTCCCCTCACATTTAGACTTCTTATCTCCGTCCTTATTCTCACCTTTCTTCTCCTTAGACCTTTATCTAACAACTAGGGCATCGTGAGAATTATTATCCATGGACTTTTTCCTAATCTTCTCACTTAACACAATGCCAATGACATTTTCTAGTTTTAGTGACATAACATTATTGCAGATAGATATAATCAGGTTTTCTCATGAATTCGGTAAGGAACAAAGCGATACAATGCACTTGTCCTCTTCATCCATCTTGACTCCTATTGATGCAAGTGGACTTAAATCATACTAAAGATATTCAAGTGATCAGTTACTGAATCTCCCTTCCTCATTTATTTAAAGATTATATCTTCTTTTTCAAACCAATTTTATTAACTTGACTCTTAGATTGATATAACATACTTATCTTCTTCCACAATGAATTTGCAGTTTGTTTCTTAGACACATTCATTAACAGAAAATCTGCCAGATATAACCAAATGGTACTTCTTGCTTTCTTATCCAATTCTACCCAGTGTTTGTTAGACATACTTGAGGGTTTGGTTGAAGAAGACTCCAAAGTCCATCGAGCTCTTTTCACTGGATGGTCCTCCATCTTCCATGTCCATAGTTTGGAGTTTCACCCATTGAATATCTCAATTTTAGACCTTGATGTGCTAGCCAtagatttaatattatttttctctCTTATAGATCCTTTCAAAGTCTTCTTTTGTGTCCAGTTATACATGAATCACATCAAATGAATTGCTATAAGGTTTACCACCACCCACACTAGGGTTTGGACTCCCAACAAAGTAGTAACCACCCACACAACAACCTACACTCTGAATTAAATGCTGGGAATTTTGACCCCAGTTGTAGATAACTGATAGAATGTGATGAAGAAAACTTACGATTATATATTTAGATAACAATCAACAACACTTGCAAAATCTATCTAATGTATGTAAGTAATGGAACAATATGTATACACAAGATTACACAAGACATAAAGATATACGTGGGAAACCTCTTTGGGAGAAAATCCCACCACTAAAAGACATTCACAGTTACATTATTCAGAATCAAGAATGTCTTTTGACTTTTATAGTCTTAATCTAAGTATCTTTCTTCTGCATTCGCTTTAATGTTCACACTAGGCAATGTTCAATTCGGCCAACTTGTATAACTATTTAACCTTCTAACCTTGATGCATTCACATGAAGTGATATGTATAGACGTTCACATGGGAATACCAACCATTTAATCATCCAGACAACACCTGGAATACCAAGAGACAGACCACAAAATGACATCAGCTTGTAGCACATATCACCAAGTATGAAGTTTCCACATGGACAATCACCTTACACACATAGCCATTGCCACACTATGAAGCAATAGTTTTATCCTGAACACTTTCAGTATTCATATATGTTTCTAGTATAGCCACCACTACCAGCTCTTTGCTTGTGGTAGCTCACAGAAACACAAACTGCTTCTGACTACTTGCGGTATCTAATGCCATCTTCTAGAATATTATCCAACTCTCTTGCAAGTGCTCAGGTATCATTGTTCATACTTCCAACAAAATTATTTTTAGAAGTGTTTGTGAGTACTTCTTCCAGATGACTTGCAGTTGCTGTCATAGCACCACCGCATGCAAACAAACCTTGTATGTTGTACCACGACTTACTGCCACAACATCACTGCATGTAAGACAACAAAATGTGAAAACTCACTGCAAGCTACTGCAATGTACATTGCAGACAAACTCTTCCTACATGGACTCTCTGTAGCTGAATATCTCCCAAATCCCAACAATTTACACCAGCAAGATACACATTTAATATGCAAGTTGCATCGGCAAGGGACACATAATCCAATCAAATACAAGTATTGGTAAATCAAACGGAGCCATCAAGGTGTTTTTGTTTTAAAATTGAGTAAAAGGTTACAAATGAGAGATGTGTCCACTAAGGACAAACTCATATCTAAAAAGACTTAAAGAGAATACAAAATGACTGCTACAGCAGTATACATCATACCAACAGCTAACTACAGTATCAAAATATAAACCTACTATCAAACTGCGCCAATAATATCAACAAAGTTCAAATAGCTCAGTGTAATAAGTATCGGTCCTTACAATGTTGTATGATACAGTTGAATAGTATAAAGGAGGGTGTGAACATCATAACCTACAACAACAAGCAAATCAAGAAGTTGGAGAAGAAACTCTGGGAGCTAGTCGAGAAGTTCCTTATCCTCAGGCTCATTAGCTTCCTTAGTGTTAGTAATGAGTCCCTCTGCCACTCCACTGCCTTGTCTTTTTCTGGTCACTTCTTGTTTGTCCAAGGCATCTAGTTTGCCTTTCATACGGTCCATTAACCTTGGCACCCACTGTTGTATAACATTCTCCACCAAGTTCGGAAACACACATCTAAAGCCTTTGGAGGGCATAAGATACTCAGtcaaagaggaatctgaagaagaGTATAGTCTGACATGGCAAACTTATCCCCAACTACACTTGAACCTAAAATAT
The nucleotide sequence above comes from Cryptomeria japonica chromosome 11, Sugi_1.0, whole genome shotgun sequence. Encoded proteins:
- the LOC131072161 gene encoding cyanate hydratase codes for the protein MENKEGVVASLQSIKELSGKTCSDIAAETGLTNVYVAQLFRRQAQLKPNTVESLRKAVPSLKDDHIAAMMRPPMRSYNPNILQEPCIYRLNEAVMHFGESIKEVINEDFGDGIMSAIDFYCSVDKVKGIDGKERVVLTFDGKYLPHVEQKSEESAAKLLK